One part of the Mariniblastus fucicola genome encodes these proteins:
- a CDS encoding Kiwa anti-phage protein KwaB-like domain-containing protein, with protein MRDSESFEFYVVVRGADLSLDLQKIPLSQPVQADLTSLFEEQKASFVGIQTEIKSFEPTYTPKKNELFEIKDYELPDFCGRALTVSQSIDDLQNAFKPNAPIIKAVVAVDVENQTFYFQSFRASHILERRRVLSLSKSGTFKQLSQPGVQIDNKLAAIYRDGNLYFRSFHVAKQFLPMDDIFREATREDVLVALGNDLFLVDNPNEVVDQFSARVMKYFSIIIDSKILEHANATPQKIRNASKKFDGLEFEIKKPNGVSKIVLPTDKRQLNYLLRFLAEEFYVSEITKEPRATNSFEKYKPVKSS; from the coding sequence ATGCGTGATTCGGAATCGTTCGAGTTTTATGTTGTGGTTCGGGGCGCGGATCTATCACTGGATTTGCAGAAAATTCCTTTAAGCCAGCCGGTGCAAGCCGATTTGACCTCTTTGTTTGAGGAGCAGAAGGCATCATTTGTTGGAATTCAAACCGAAATAAAATCGTTTGAGCCAACGTATACGCCGAAAAAGAACGAGCTATTTGAGATCAAGGATTACGAACTGCCTGATTTCTGCGGTCGCGCACTGACAGTCTCGCAGTCCATTGACGATTTGCAGAACGCGTTCAAACCGAATGCGCCGATTATCAAGGCCGTCGTTGCCGTTGATGTGGAAAACCAAACGTTCTATTTTCAATCATTCCGTGCTTCTCACATTCTTGAACGCCGTCGTGTCCTTTCTCTGTCAAAGTCAGGTACATTCAAACAATTGAGTCAGCCGGGCGTACAGATCGACAATAAGTTGGCAGCGATCTATCGCGATGGTAATTTGTACTTTCGGTCGTTCCACGTCGCCAAACAATTCCTGCCGATGGATGACATTTTTCGAGAAGCGACACGCGAGGACGTATTGGTCGCGCTTGGCAACGATTTGTTCTTGGTTGACAATCCTAACGAGGTCGTTGATCAGTTTTCGGCCCGCGTAATGAAGTATTTCTCAATCATCATCGACTCAAAAATCCTTGAGCACGCCAACGCGACGCCTCAAAAGATCCGGAACGCGAGCAAAAAGTTTGACGGCTTGGAGTTCGAAATCAAAAAACCGAACGGCGTCAGCAAGATTGTTTTGCCAACAGACAAGCGGCAACTCAATTATCTGTTGCGATTTCTGGCAGAAGAGTTTTACGTCAGTGAGATTACCAAAGAGCCAAGGGCGACAAATTCGTTTGAAAAGTACAAGCCTGTGAAGTCGAGTTAA
- a CDS encoding fused MFS/spermidine synthase: MPHQSSTHGDTNIAAAATERTWWKDLLIYFVFFLSGAAALVYEISWTRQIGLLFGHTVHASTIVLASYFVGMSIGYLLGAKWSGRISPLKGYAIAEVVVAAWAFVVPLILQWSESSTIAPWFSNSSFALQTATRAVFSFLLLLPATIALGVTLPMIADYFTEDGRSQMSNARNSSRVTLAYALNTAGALIGVLSATFFMLVVVGVCTSSYVAAGLSVLCALAALFLEPKVTTPEEREASSESPVQDCRSTVGTGLFSLAFLSGFGILALQVLYTRMFSLVFHNSTYTFGIVVAVFLASLAIGAAITSRLQRRFAANRLIGVTTGLGALATAGSVVVFVLLTDLKYFSSGDSFVQYMAGAILLVSIVVAPAITCLGMMLPQVWVLAAQSGTAAKVVGNLTAMNTVAAALGALVASFVMLVWIGLWQSIVLIASLFLISSLVLLYRNKQTKFATAIAALTVAISVVSWQYQTESEFNRREYNERLIKRWNSAYGWIDVVQNEKSGSFKIRQNLHYRFGKTGGNVREYRQAHIPILLHDSPDDVLFLGLGTGLTAGGAIPHSNVENIVAVELIPEVVDAVRMLSDFNYNVADDSKVDIQIDDARHYLLANERAFDIIISDLFVPWESETGYLYTVEHYEIASQRLKQDGLFCQWLPLYQLGEREFESIANSFASVFPHTTIWWGQLETTSPVVALIGSRSSIEVDPIELAQRLDSLNTNATAPDQSIATPERFWDHYIGDWQLQANAQFNTDEHPRVEFLTPMSNRDGKMIKGKVLKQYFTDVLFNLPMTSATLQGDKLQDSLRRRSAQKLILFGR, from the coding sequence ATGCCTCATCAATCATCAACGCACGGCGACACAAATATCGCCGCGGCTGCGACGGAAAGAACCTGGTGGAAAGACCTGCTGATTTACTTCGTGTTTTTCCTGTCTGGTGCCGCAGCGCTTGTTTATGAGATTTCGTGGACGAGGCAAATTGGATTGTTGTTCGGTCACACTGTGCACGCTTCGACCATCGTCTTGGCCAGCTACTTTGTCGGAATGTCGATTGGATATTTGCTGGGAGCAAAGTGGTCGGGTCGGATCTCGCCACTAAAAGGCTATGCAATCGCAGAAGTCGTTGTTGCGGCTTGGGCCTTTGTCGTCCCGCTAATATTGCAATGGTCAGAATCATCAACGATTGCACCGTGGTTCAGTAATTCTTCATTCGCTTTGCAAACAGCGACACGTGCCGTGTTCAGTTTCCTCTTGTTGTTGCCTGCAACGATCGCGCTCGGCGTAACACTGCCGATGATTGCAGACTATTTCACAGAAGATGGTCGGAGCCAGATGTCGAACGCTCGCAATTCGTCGCGAGTCACACTTGCCTACGCACTTAACACTGCCGGAGCTTTAATCGGCGTATTGTCAGCCACCTTTTTCATGCTGGTTGTCGTTGGCGTGTGCACTAGCAGTTATGTCGCCGCCGGTTTGTCAGTGCTCTGCGCCTTAGCCGCCTTGTTTTTGGAACCTAAAGTGACGACTCCTGAGGAACGAGAGGCGAGTTCTGAAAGCCCAGTGCAGGATTGTCGTTCGACTGTTGGAACTGGACTATTCTCTCTCGCCTTTCTCAGCGGCTTTGGGATTCTGGCGCTTCAAGTTCTCTACACCCGCATGTTCTCGCTGGTGTTTCATAACAGCACCTACACGTTCGGAATCGTCGTGGCGGTGTTTCTCGCGTCGTTGGCTATTGGTGCGGCAATCACTTCGCGGCTTCAACGCCGTTTCGCTGCCAACCGACTGATCGGAGTTACAACAGGACTCGGGGCGTTGGCAACCGCTGGTTCGGTTGTGGTTTTTGTCTTGCTCACTGATTTGAAGTACTTCAGTAGCGGAGATTCATTCGTCCAGTACATGGCTGGAGCCATCTTGTTAGTCAGTATCGTTGTTGCTCCAGCCATCACTTGTCTGGGAATGATGTTGCCTCAAGTGTGGGTGCTAGCCGCTCAATCAGGCACGGCGGCTAAGGTCGTTGGAAACTTGACCGCCATGAATACAGTGGCTGCTGCATTGGGTGCATTGGTGGCAAGCTTTGTTATGTTGGTTTGGATCGGATTGTGGCAGTCGATCGTGTTGATAGCCTCGTTGTTCCTGATCTCTTCATTGGTTTTGCTCTACCGAAACAAACAAACAAAATTTGCGACGGCGATTGCGGCCTTAACCGTGGCAATTTCCGTAGTCTCATGGCAATACCAAACAGAGTCTGAATTCAATCGTCGCGAATATAATGAACGACTCATCAAACGATGGAACTCTGCCTACGGCTGGATCGACGTCGTTCAAAACGAAAAATCCGGTTCGTTCAAAATCCGCCAGAACCTGCACTACAGATTCGGTAAGACCGGAGGCAATGTTCGAGAGTACCGACAAGCCCACATTCCGATCCTGTTACACGACAGCCCAGACGACGTCTTGTTTTTGGGGCTTGGAACAGGGTTAACTGCTGGCGGAGCGATCCCACACTCCAATGTCGAAAACATCGTCGCGGTCGAATTGATCCCCGAAGTCGTTGATGCCGTTCGTATGCTTTCCGACTTTAACTACAACGTTGCCGACGATTCCAAAGTCGATATTCAGATAGATGACGCACGGCATTATCTGTTGGCAAACGAAAGAGCATTTGACATCATCATTTCTGACTTGTTTGTTCCGTGGGAAAGCGAAACCGGATACCTGTACACAGTCGAGCACTATGAAATTGCCTCGCAGCGTCTGAAACAGGACGGACTTTTCTGCCAATGGTTGCCGCTTTACCAGCTTGGTGAGCGTGAATTCGAATCAATCGCCAACAGTTTCGCCAGCGTATTTCCGCACACAACGATTTGGTGGGGACAGCTTGAGACAACCAGCCCGGTCGTCGCGCTGATCGGCAGCCGTTCATCAATTGAAGTCGACCCGATCGAACTGGCCCAGCGATTGGACTCCCTGAACACCAACGCAACTGCCCCCGACCAGTCCATCGCAACCCCGGAAAGATTCTGGGATCACTACATCGGCGACTGGCAGTTGCAGGCAAATGCCCAATTCAACACCGACGAACATCCGCGTGTTGAATTCCTGACACCCATGTCCAACCGCGATGGAAAGATGATCAAAGGCAAAGTGTTGAAACAGTACTTCACCGATGTGTTGTTCAACTTGCCAATGACGTCAGCGACCCTTCAGGGTGACAAATTGCAAGACTCTCTGCGTCGACGATCGGCCCAAAAACTAATCTTGTTTGGGCGATAG
- a CDS encoding methyltransferase family protein: MLPLLLTLTLLLLVILNALLAFSIAKPDRRIWPPPAQRTWQYYFVWVPTLLSFLLFIIIGIADWNSLNWPALIRWPIGGLLIVTGNLLAWGGVWQFGLKKTSGAEGSLVTSGLYRYSRNPQYLGDISILIGWMVLSASIWANPAVLAGILAFVLAPFAEESWLEEIHGDEYREYLKKAPRFLFW, translated from the coding sequence ATGTTGCCATTACTACTTACATTGACGCTTCTGTTGCTCGTAATCCTGAATGCTCTTCTAGCGTTTTCGATTGCCAAGCCGGATAGACGCATCTGGCCACCACCTGCCCAACGAACCTGGCAGTATTATTTCGTCTGGGTTCCGACGCTGCTCAGTTTTCTGCTCTTCATCATTATCGGCATCGCTGATTGGAACAGCTTGAATTGGCCTGCCCTGATTCGTTGGCCAATCGGTGGCTTGCTGATCGTCACAGGCAATTTGCTGGCGTGGGGAGGCGTGTGGCAGTTTGGCTTAAAGAAGACGTCCGGCGCGGAGGGCTCACTGGTTACGAGTGGCCTTTACCGATACTCACGCAATCCACAGTACCTGGGCGATATTTCCATTCTTATCGGCTGGATGGTTTTGTCCGCATCCATCTGGGCTAACCCGGCGGTTCTTGCTGGGATTCTGGCATTCGTACTGGCCCCGTTCGCAGAAGAGTCCTGGCTGGAAGAAATTCACGGCGACGAGTATCGCGAATACTTGAAGAAGGCACCGCGTTTTCTATTTTGGTAA
- a CDS encoding TolC family protein, with translation MNRQAIQQVAFQQDVSSSNDSTRDSTYDAEPVVTPDAQPFVGVTSLAQLEQVALANNPAVFEIQADIESLRGKLTQAGLPPNPTAGIVGSDINEDGESFGRYGVYFGREVVRGNKLGYSRAAVCAEIKTAEQRLAVIQQRLLTDVRQRYYDLLVAQETVTIADQLFKISQNAVDVSQRLLDAKEAAQTSVLQAEIEMQNASVVKRQAENQRLAARRKLAGLLGESELSLGHVDGNVRELLVIADFEQSFDQVVNKSPEIAALFADVEQKRRQLQREIVEPIPNVTWQASLQHDFLTDDLIPGFQIGMPIPIWNRNQGSIHQTRYQIVAAERRADKKVLDLRQRLASAYESYLDAKLQVDAFDSEIIPKAKETLDLVNKGYREGEIGFLQLLTAQRTYSQINLTYLQQLKQLWRQHVEIEGLLLSGSLE, from the coding sequence ATGAATCGGCAGGCTATTCAACAAGTTGCATTCCAGCAAGACGTTTCATCGAGCAACGACTCGACTCGAGACTCAACTTACGACGCCGAACCAGTCGTGACTCCTGATGCACAGCCATTCGTTGGTGTGACTTCGTTGGCTCAGTTGGAACAAGTTGCTTTGGCAAACAATCCGGCGGTCTTTGAAATCCAAGCCGACATCGAATCACTGCGAGGCAAACTAACCCAAGCAGGATTGCCGCCCAATCCAACCGCTGGGATCGTTGGCAGCGACATCAACGAGGATGGCGAAAGCTTCGGTCGCTACGGCGTTTATTTTGGCCGCGAGGTAGTTCGTGGAAACAAACTGGGCTATTCGAGGGCGGCTGTATGTGCGGAAATAAAAACGGCTGAACAGCGATTGGCAGTCATTCAGCAGCGATTGCTGACCGACGTTCGACAGCGATATTACGACCTGTTGGTAGCACAGGAAACGGTCACTATAGCTGACCAGTTGTTCAAGATCTCTCAAAACGCAGTTGATGTATCGCAGCGCCTGTTGGATGCCAAAGAAGCCGCTCAAACCTCCGTTCTTCAGGCGGAAATCGAAATGCAAAATGCCTCAGTCGTTAAACGGCAGGCTGAAAATCAACGACTTGCAGCTCGTCGAAAGTTGGCGGGATTGCTTGGCGAAAGTGAACTCTCGTTGGGACATGTTGACGGCAACGTTCGGGAACTCTTGGTCATCGCCGATTTCGAACAGTCATTCGACCAAGTCGTCAACAAAAGTCCAGAAATCGCTGCTTTGTTTGCCGACGTTGAGCAGAAACGACGTCAGTTGCAACGTGAAATCGTTGAGCCAATTCCAAACGTGACTTGGCAAGCGTCCTTGCAGCACGATTTTCTGACCGATGACCTGATTCCTGGTTTTCAGATCGGCATGCCTATTCCGATATGGAATCGGAATCAAGGTTCTATTCATCAGACGCGTTATCAAATCGTGGCAGCGGAGCGACGAGCGGACAAAAAAGTGCTCGATCTACGACAGCGATTGGCTTCTGCGTATGAAAGTTATCTTGACGCCAAGTTACAAGTCGATGCGTTCGATTCGGAAATTATACCGAAGGCGAAAGAAACGCTCGATCTGGTCAACAAAGGGTATCGCGAAGGTGAGATTGGCTTTCTCCAGCTGTTGACCGCACAGCGAACGTATTCGCAGATCAACTTGACGTACCTTCAACAGCTCAAGCAGCTTTGGCGACAACACGTCGAAATCGAAGGGCTGCTGCTTTCCGGAAGTTTGGAGTAA